The genomic stretch CAGCGGCGAGAAACGCAGCGGTAATGGCAGCCCGCCCACTCGACAGGACgtcggcgagaagaagcgcagGAGTAGTGGCGTCggcagcaaggccagcagccTGCTAGCCTCGGCCAGGAACTCTCTCAACTTCTCCCAAGCCACCCGCTCCGGGTCGGATTCCGGCGCTCAGACactgctgcagaagctcggCAAGCACGACCCTGCCCTCGGTGTGCCGCAGGGCCAACACAACAATTCGGCCGGCGAATCGGCCCCCGGGCCCAAGTCCACCTTCTACGTCGGTGTTTGCGAAGAAAGAAACAGGAGACACCGCCGGACGATGGAGGACACCCACTCCTTTCTGTACAACTTCCTAGACACTCCGGCGCCGGGCGCTGATGGATCTGGCGGAAAGGACAAGTCAAGTAAAGACGACAAGGACGTCGCTGTATCTGAGTCGGACAATGGCTactttgccatctttgacggCCATGCCGGCTCATTTGCTGCGGACTGGTGTGGAAAGAAGCTTCACATTGTCCTGGAAGAGATGATACGAAAGCACCCCAGCATGCCGATCCCGGAGCTCCTGGACATGACATTTACATCTGTTGATTCTcagctcgagaagctccaaTACCAGTCTAAAAGGATTAGCGGCTGTACGGCGGCTGTTGCGGTTCTTCGCTGGGAAGACCGTGTGCCCAGCGATCGATCCATCACCGGCTCTCTCGCCATTGCTCCGGCCGCCGCAACCGCCGCAGCCGCGAAAGCGATGGCCACAGCGCAAGAatcagaaaaagaaaaggatggGCCTTCAGAAGCACTGCAAGCTGGTTCGAATGAGTCGATTGCTTCGAAGCTCAAGGGGCTCTCCAGTCGACAGCGCGTCTTGTATACCGCCAACGTGGGAGATGCTCGCATCGTTTTGTGTCGTAACGGTAAAGCCTTGCGCCTATCTTACGACCACAAAAGCAGTGacgaaaacgaaaagaaacgaaTCGCCAACGCTGGCGGCAAGGTCGAGGGCTACCGTGTCGGTGGACTGGCTGTTAGTAGAGCGCTTGGAGATCACTTAATGAAGAAGCTCGTGACTGGCCACCCATACACCACAGAAACAGTCATACAGCATGACCTTGACGAATTCATCATTATTGCTTGTGACGGGGTAAGAAGTTTTTGATACCCTTTCGCTATCATATGAGGCCAAAATATGCTAACAAGTAAATTACAGTTGTGGGATGTCTGCAGCGATCAAGAGGCCGTCGACCTTGTCCGAGAGATTCACGACCCGGGCGAAGGAGCAAAGATATTGGTCGACCATGCCCTCGATCAATTCAGCACCGACAACCTATCATGTATGGTTGTGCGACTGGATAAGGAGGCTCTCGCACGaagccaggccagccaggATGCTGAGCCCGAGGCAAACCATGGTGCCGCCTCCAAAGTGAGCGAGGCAGACAAGATCGTCATGGATACAAAGCAGAAGATTGCCGACGGTCAAACCCCCGCGGTGGGTGTATCAGCTAGCAACTCCGCAAACGAGGGGGACTTTGTGCCTACGACGCTGAGCGATGCGCTTGTTGAGGAGCCTATTGCCATTGAGGACAGCGACAGTCCCGAGCTGATTTCTCTTGACACTTCCATTGGcaagccagctgctgctgctgcccaagaGTCAAAAGACGAGTCAAAAGAGTTGGCAGACGTCTAGGACTCGGGAACCCTTGCCATCCAGCCAAAGGCCGTCTGACTGTACCTCAAAATCGCCCAGACGAGCTGGCCAGCTAGACTAGGCAAGGATGGGGAAATGAGAGGCATGACATGATTAGAGCATACGACGATGCCTCCATGTTATAGGAGGAAAGAATCCCGGTGGTGTTTGGCCCAGGTTTGAGTAAATCACACAGTACTACAGAAGGGACAGAGACAGGCGATGAGGCTGGTATCTCATGGAGGGGTTGGGCATTGGGGCGCATGTTTGGACCaagatgatgttggcaaAGTATTTGTTTTTGTACGCTATGCTACCTGTATCTATATGTACGTGGGCCATTTTAATGCAATAGTTTAAGAAAGCTGCTTGAAttcttttggctttggtTCGTTTAGTATCACTCAAGGCTTTCCGCTCCAGGTTATTCGGGTACATGTTAATGAGGAAGAGGCGATTGTGGAATATAAGCAAGAGCTGATGACCGGGATTCAGCTTTAAGGGCTCTATGGCGGCGCCAGGTCAACATTTGCTACTCTATATTTGGGTACGAAACGGATGGCAGCAATGTTTACGAGGTTGAGGAATCCTACACTATCCAAGGCTGATTAAATAGTCTGAAACTTATTTACGCTTTAGTTTATTTAAGAGTATATAAAGAcattttttaatataatgCTGGGAATTTACAGCCGGTTTAATTCTACTACAGCTTCTACAGCTTCTTAAGTATAGTATTCAAATACCGGATTTTGTACTGCTTATTTCCCAGGTAACCCGCTTTGCCAACTTAAATGTTGCTAAATAACCATGACTTACGACATATACAAACTACCTTTACATCTCCTTCAACGTTtaatactactagtagtagtttgCATTTGCTTTAAAATAACAATGAGACAAAAGAGGAGCGTGCCATCCTCATCATGTACCCCTTACAGAAGGATGGTGGAGACGGCGCAGATGTGGCGTTCCCCGATGCTGCAAGGTATTTTAGTTGGATGACTACAGAATCAAATAAACTTTTGATAGTTCAATCGTAAATCGAACATCAACTGGACCGCGACTCTATCCCTTGCTACGCTCGATCTGCGCATCAAGTCGCCAGTAAATAGCCATAGAGCCCGCTGCATTAAGTATCCGGAAACTTGGCCGGCCTCCACTAGGAATAGGCTGCTAGTAAAATGGGTAACGATGGGGCCTCTGTGCAGACAGCTGCTGCACGACGTGCGTTTCAGGGTTAGCCACCGGCATTTGGGCTGCATGTTGGGACGAACTGCGGCCGCAATGGAAGtataacagcagcagcagctctagCAAGACAGGTAGGTAGCCGTGGCATGGTGTTGGATTCTGCGGCTGTCGCGTGGAGCTGGACGCTGCGTCGCGTATAACAGCACAGCGACCAGACAAATCTGCGGAAACCCAACGAGCGATTCGCAGCTCCTCATCGCCACGGCGCCGCTGGTGAAGCACGCTATGCGATAAACCATTGCGACTCTGTTCCTGGCGTTTCGCACTACCGCGCGATTATTGGAGGGGACGCAATTCAGCCAAGGGGCGGCCCAAGCTTCAATTTCGACGAAACTAATGGCATCAATTGATCCCCCAATGGCTGGCGGACCGCTGGTGAAGACGCACAAGTGCCCATCCGGCTCACTGGCAGCGGAACTCTCGTTGGCTGGCAAAAAACCCCTGTTTGCAGATGGAGACGCCTTTGACAGGGGGGACAGGCACCAATGCCCCTAAGAAACGGCCAGCTAAACCCCCCTTAAGATTGCCTAACCAGAGAAGTGGAATGGAAGGCCGGCTGTAGACAATGTCttggctgctcttctctcgtcgtcttctggTCAATGGATCTCGTGTTTGGCTGAGCAAGGGGTGCTTATTTGGACAGCTCGTGTTTGCCCGTCTTGATTCCCAGCAGACCGCGGGCTACAGCCAGGAATACATGCCGCGAAAAAAGACCCGTTCTCGATCTCGTTTTGGGTAAAAACATCGAAGAGCTGCTTTGCTGTGTGGGTGGCACCAAAAGCAGGTCTTGCATTGCATGGGATTCTTTGGCGCGCCCCCCTTGCCTCCATGCATCTACGGCGCGGCGCTTAGTTACGCAGGTGGACTCTTGTCTAAGCCAGGTCCCGTTCGATCTGTCACGGAACTTCGTTTGTTTTGTGCCGCAGCCAACAGGCGTCGTAAGAGCGAGTGAGCATACGAAAGTGACAGAGGGAGGGAAAACAAGCGTGTGTCGGGCCAGATCCTTGACGAAaaaaagctgcagctgcatgtaATTCCGTTCCGGCGGGCAAAGACCACTCAACTTCTCTCCATCGTTGGACCCGAACCGAAGCGTAGGAGAAGCATCCGAAAAGGCTGATTCTGCGTATCCCGCCTTCCCCCACGTCGCGATTTTGCTCGTCTCCATGTCGACGTCGTCGCAACTTGCCCCTGAGAATTGGTGGTGAGACAGACAGACGCTCGCTCGCACAGCCGGCGCAGCGCGTTGGGCATCTCGCAGTCCCTCGTGACTATTTGCTGTTACTCTTCGCTCGTTTTGCTGTCTCTCGCTACTCGTACCCTCCATTCATTTCGTTCTTGTTTTCTCCCTCGATATCCAGCTTGGTTGAGCTGGACTTGGCTGAGCTGGTTGGCGCAAACGATCGAAACATAGATATCCGCGCTATATCGCAGACAGTATGTCGCTGAACGGCTTGGACGATCCTAAGATTGTAGAGGCGCATCAGGCTGGTGTTGCGGAGCCTGGAGGATGGTATGCATGATTCAACTCTGGTCTCTTCAAGTGTGGTATATAAGATGCGATTTGCTGAGACTTtcctgctctttttttgctcaaTCTATAGGTTCTTGATCAAGTATTCGAGTCGCGACGAGGTCGAGCTGCTGGACAAGGGAAATGGAGGCATTGCCGAAATCCGAAACGCCGTCGAGGGCTTTGACGAGAACAGCCCATTGTATGGCTTCTTGCGATACCGGCGAAGGAATGTCATTGTCAAATATTTGCCAGAAGACTGCTCTCGACTTATACAAGGTTAGCTTTTCCTCTCATGTCCGTTCTTTGATCGGCGGGCGATCTGCAATGTCGCGCAATGCGATGCGACGAGATGCGAATCATGGTTTACTAATTTGTCCGCAAACCAGCTCGAGTTGCCGTACACTTCACCGCCGTCTGCGAACGATTCTCTCCCTACGATGCCATATACGAGATTTCCACCGCCGCCGAATTGAAGGATACGAAGCTATCTGCTGCCTGTTCTTTGCACGCCGCATCTGCATCTACAGCATCATCTACGAGCTCTAGAAGACGACGGTTGATGGAAATcgccgaagaggaggaagtgGTGGAACAACGGTCGTCGAAGCGACAGTCCATAGGATCGGAGCCCGATGGCGAACGGCCGCAAACACCTGGCGACAAATCTACAACTACAGACGAGGTCAAATTAAATTCTGAActggcagcttctccagaaCATAGCAAATTTTCAGCCTCAAACACATCTGAAGTGCCCAAATTCACGGGCATTCACGACAGACCGACTTCACCTACCAAGTCAATCGACACGACCGACAGCCGGTCAGACATCTATAGCTATTACCCAACAGGTAAACCGAAAGTGAAGCTTGCTCCTCGGCCCAAGGCCGATATTACGATTAGACCCCAAGTCGCCGGAAACTTTAGGCCCGTTTCGTCGCTTCCGGTCGGATACAAGTTATTTGGAAagggagggaagaagagcaagagcaaggacACAGACTCTGCGTCCTTGATTCAGGAAGAGACTCCAGAGATGGAGCCGCCTACTGATGCTGCCCGTGCGTTAAACGATGCGTTGGGAATTAGTGGTGATGCATCGCGACCCTCCACAGCCACTGGCGCTGAGACGCTGTCCGTACCAGCGGCGCCGGCGAAGCCTACTATTACGCCTGAGAAGGCTAGGCTTATGAAGGCCATGAagctgagagaaaagaggaagaagcagcaggagctGTTGAAGCAACAGTCTGCAGAAGGGGCAACACCAGGCGCCGAAGAAAAGGTTATGGTGTtgagggggggagaggaTCCAGACTTTGAGCACTCTTCGCATAttcatgatgatgacgatgacgatgacgatgacgacgacgacgacgaagaagaggatgaagaggatgaaatTCAGAAGAGCGAAGAA from Trichoderma atroviride chromosome 3, complete sequence encodes the following:
- a CDS encoding uncharacterized protein (BUSCO:EOG092D2MDL), which translates into the protein MFGGASKPDSDSKSDDKSPSPEPSPTAASAVPINNADQVASGEKRSGNGSPPTRQDVGEKKRRSSGVGSKASSLLASARNSLNFSQATRSGSDSGAQTLLQKLGKHDPALGVPQGQHNNSAGESAPGPKSTFYVGVCEERNRRHRRTMEDTHSFLYNFLDTPAPGADGSGGKDKSSKDDKDVAVSESDNGYFAIFDGHAGSFAADWCGKKLHIVLEEMIRKHPSMPIPELLDMTFTSVDSQLEKLQYQSKRISGCTAAVAVLRWEDRVPSDRSITGSLAIAPAAATAAAAKAMATAQESEKEKDGPSEALQAGSNESIASKLKGLSSRQRVLYTANVGDARIVLCRNGKALRLSYDHKSSDENEKKRIANAGGKVEGYRVGGLAVSRALGDHLMKKLVTGHPYTTETVIQHDLDEFIIIACDGLWDVCSDQEAVDLVREIHDPGEGAKILVDHALDQFSTDNLSCMVVRLDKEALARSQASQDAEPEANHGAASKVSEADKIVMDTKQKIADGQTPAVGVSASNSANEGDFVPTTLSDALVEEPIAIEDSDSPELISLDTSIGKPAAAAAQESKDESKELADV